One Brassica oleracea var. oleracea cultivar TO1000 chromosome C7, BOL, whole genome shotgun sequence genomic window carries:
- the LOC106306243 gene encoding transcription factor MYC3 — translation MNDYLLNESAPTEDNASTAMEAFIRTNHSSLWPQPPVPTPSLPSLSQFNEDTLQQRLQALIESAGEKWTYAIFWQISHDFESPTGDNAVVLGWGDGYYKGEEDKEKKKKSSNSNPAEQEHRKRVIRELNSLISGGGVGVSDDSNDEEVTDTEWFFLVSMTQSFANGVGLPGESFLNSRVIWLSGSGALTGSGCERASQGQIYGLQTMVCIAAENGVVELGSSEAISQSSDLMDKVNSLFNSNNGNGGEASSWGFGLNPDQGENDPALWITEPAIEPVQSGSHKLEKNESSVENPRKNPQNPFLVEQDFNFQAGSSKMMKPSETLSFTAEESNKRKSPVSKGSNNEEGMLSFSTVVRSTAKSGESDHSDLEASVVKEAIVVEPEKKPRKRGRKPANGREEPLNHVEAERQRREKLNQRFYSLRAVVPNVSKMDKASLLGDAISYINELKSKLQQAESDKEEIQKQLDGMSKEGNGKSGASRAVRERKSSYQDSASSVEMEIDVKIIGWDVMIRVQCSKKNHPGSRFMDALKELDLEVNHASLSVVNDLMIQQATVKMGSQFFNHDQLKAALMLKVGGDN, via the coding sequence ATGAACGACTACTTACTCAACGAGTCAGCACCCACCGAAGACAACGCGTCGACGGCGATGGAAGCTTTCATCAGAACGAACCACTCATCTCTCTGGCCACAACCACCTGTTCCCACTCCTTCTCTTCCTTCACTCTCCCAATTCAACGAAGACACTCTCCAGCAACGTCTCCAAGCTTTGATCGAATCCGCCGGTGAAAAATGGACTTACGCGATCTTCTGGCAGATCTCGCACGACTTCGAATCTCCCACGGGAGACAACGCGGTGGTCCTCGGATGGGGAGACGGGTATTACAAAGGAGAAGAAGATAAAGAGAAGAAGAAGAAGAGCTCCAACTCGAATCCGGCGGAGCAAGAGCATCGGAAGAGAGTCATCCGTGAGCTTAACTCGTTGATCTCCGGCGGAGGAGTGGGAGTCTCCGATGATTCCAACGACGAGGAAGTCACGGATACAGAGTGGTTCTTCTTGGTCTCGATGACTCAGAGCTTCGCGAACGGCGTTGGACTTCCCGGGGAATCTTTCTTAAACTCTCGCGTGATTTGGTTATCCGGGTCGGGTGCTTTAACCGGGTCGGGTTGTGAACGGGCGAGTCAAGGTCAGATTTACGGGCTGCAGACGATGGTGTGTATCGCTGCGGAAAACGGCGTCGTTGAGCTTGGTTCTTCGGAAGCGATAAGTCAAAGCTCAGATCTGATGGATAAAGTCAACAGTCTGTTCAATTCGAACAACGGTAACGGTGGAGAAGCTTCTTCTTGGGGGTTTGGTCTGAATCCGGACCAAGGAGAGAACGATCCAGCTTTGTGGATCACTGAACCGGCAATCGAACCGGTTCAATCCGGTTCTCATAAGCTTGAGAAGAACGAGAGCTCGGTTGAAAACCCTAGAAAAAACCCTCAGAACCCGTTTCTTGTGGAGCAAGATTTCAACTTTCAAGCTGGGTCGTCGAAGATGATGAAACCTAGCGAAACTCTGAGTTTCACGGCGGAGGAGAGCAACAAGAGGAAGTCTCCGGTGTCCAAAGGGAGTAACAACGAAGAAGGAATGCTTTCTTTCAGCACGGTGGTTCGATCCACCGCGAAATCCGGCGAGTCTGATCATTCTGATCTTGAAGCGTCGGTGGTTAAGGAAGCAATTGTGGTTGAACCGGAGAAGAAACCGAGGAAACGTGGGAGAAAACCGGCTAACGGAAGAGAAGAGCCATTGAACCATGTGGAAGCAGAGAGGCAGAGAAGGGAGAAGCTAAACCAGAGATTCTACTCTTTGAGAGCTGTGGTTCCCAACGTGTCGAAAATGGACAAAGCTTCTCTTCTTGGAGACGCCATTTCGTATATCAACGAGCTGAAGTCGAAGCTGCAGCAAGCGGAGTCAGACAAAGAAGAGATTCAGAAGCAGCTAGATGGGATGAGCAAGGAAGGAAACGGTAAAAGCGGCGCGTCCAGGGCGGTTAGAGAACGCAAATCGTCGTATCAAGATTCGGCGAGTTCTGTAGAAATGGAGATTGATGTGAAGATCATAGGTTGGGATGTGATGATTCGTGTACAATGCAGCAAGAAGAATCATCCTGGTTCAAGATTCATGGACGCGCTTAAGGAACTGGATTTGGAAGTGAATCACGCTAGTTTATCTGTGGTGAATGATTTGATGATTCAACAAGCTACTGTGAAGATGGGGAGCCAGTTCTTCAATCATGATCAGCTCAAGGCTGCTTTAATGTTGAAAGTTGGAGGAGACAATTGA